A stretch of Mya arenaria isolate MELC-2E11 chromosome 14, ASM2691426v1 DNA encodes these proteins:
- the LOC128217262 gene encoding heat shock 70 kDa protein 12B-like translates to MGGYLSKSSTSYTETVAAKRQSYLLVAAFDFGTTYSGYAFSFRDDPLKVQTNKTWYSGGAGKLISLKTPTSVLLNPDGEFDSFGFEAEDSYASKAQDDSHKGWRLFRRFRMVLHNNKDLSRATTVKDIEGISHPALEIFSMAIKFLQNHLLDSLANQVDGIKENDIYYVITVPAIWDDNAKEFMRMATKEAGLDETRVKLTLEPEAASIWCEALDVDIQGKMAGIGTQYMVIDLGGGTADISVHEKNDDGTLKEIHKASGGPWGGVYVDDNYLKFLEHILGEKVITELRTKEMIDFFDLIREFETKQRSFKSTSTDKVMFRISASTRSLCKKFTGQEFEERLAASKYCDSVIVNGGDKLRVEPDIVKDWFDGPINNLVDHLKSLLEEPWLEAMQTIVLVGGFGESTYVQERLRAAIPDKRLIVPAEAGLAVLKGAVMFGHNPAIITSRVMKYTCGVGVIGKFNDKIHSEDKKYFNKDDGKCSTETVAAKPRSYLLESSMETVAANPQSYLLVAAFNFGTTYSGYAFSFRNDPLKVQTNHNWYSGGAGKLISLKTPTSVLLNPNAEFDSFGFEAEDSYASKAENDSHKGWRLFRRFKMILHNNKDLSRATTVKDIEGNSHPALEIFSMAIKFLQNHLLDSLAKQVDGIKENDIYYVITVPAIWDDNAKEFMRMAVEEAGLDGTRVQLALEPEAASIWCEALDVDIQHKLAGIGTQYMVIDLGGGTADISVHEKNDDGTLKEIHKASGGPWGGIYVDDNYLKFLEHILGEKVITELRTKEMTDFFDLIREFETKKRSFKSTSKDKVMFRICASTRSFCKQITGQEFEERLAASKYCDSVIVNGGDKLRVEPDIVKDWFDGPINNLVDHLKSILKEPKLKAVQTIVLVGGFGESTYVQERLRVEIPDKRLIVPAEAGLAVLKGAVMFGHKPAMITSRVMKYTCGVGGIGIFDAKFHSEDKKYFDKDDGKWWVRNCFDVFVRVNEDVPINHQITQEYIPTAYKTTSPIYRTTVENPVYVTEHGCELLGTLVTELPRDIPLSELDHDITFMFGGTELVVKVRVRKTGQEEILKLNCLK, encoded by the exons ATGGGGGGATACTTAAGTAAAAGTTCAACAAG ttatacagAAACGGTGGCAGCGAAAAGACAGTCATATCTCCTTGTTGCTGCGTTCGATTTTGGGACAACATATAGTGGTTATGCGTTTTCCTTCCGAGATGACCCCCTCAAAGTACAAACTAATAAAACCTGGTACTCCGGAGGGGCTGGCAAACTGATCTCTCTCAAGACGCCGACAAGCGTGCTTCTTAATCCAGACGGAGAGTTTGATTCATTCGGGTTTGAAGCTGAGGACAGCTATGCAAGTAAAGCGCAAGATGACAGCCACAAAGGATGGAGATTGTTCCGGCGTTTTAGGATGGTTCTGCACAACAACAAG GACCTTTCAAGAGCCACCACTGTTAAGGATATTGAAGGCATTTCTCATCCAGCtttggaaatattttccatGGCAATCAAGTTTCTACAAAATCATCTACTAGATTCGTTAGCGAACCAGGTTGATGGAATTAAAGAGAATGACATTTACTACGTTATCACCGTACCCGCCATATGGGATGACAATGCAAAGGAGTTCATGAGAATGGCTACCAAAGAG GCGGGCCTCGATGAAACTCGAGTTAAACTTACTCTTGAACCGGAAGCAGCCTCGATCTGGTGTGAGGCGCTTGATGTTGACATACAGGGTAAAATGGCCGGGATCGGAACTCAGTATATGGTCATTGACCTTGGAG GTGGAACTGCAGACATTTCTGTCCACGAGAAAAATGACGACGGTACTCTGAAAGAGATCCACAAGGCCAGTGGAGGACCATGGGGTGGCGTCTATGTTGACGACAACTATCTCAAATTCCTAGAACATATACTCGGGGAAAAAGTTATCACTGAACTTAGGACGAAAGAAATGATTGACTTCTTTGACCTCATCAGAGAATTTGAAACAAAGCAAAGAAGTTTCAAATCAACGTCGACAGACAAAGTTATGTTTAGGATATCAGCTTCTACTAGAAGCCTTTGTAAGAAATTTACAGGACAGGAATTCGAAGAAAGACTTGCAGCCTCAAAATATTGCGATTCAGTTATTGTGAACGGTGGCGATAAATTACGAGTTGAGCCTGACATCGTTAAAGACTGGTTTGACGGTCCTATAAATAACCTCGTTGACCACTTGAAGAGCCTTCTCGAGGAGCCTTGGCTGGAAGCGATGCAGACCATAGTACTGGTTGGTGGTTTCGGAGAGAGCACGTATGTTCAGGAAAGGCTGAGGGCTGCGATCCCAGACAAGCGTCTGATTGTTCCTGCTGAGGCGGGTCTCGCCGTACTGAAAGGGGCCGTCATGTTTGGACACAACCCAGCGATCATCACATCAAGGGTCATGAAATACACGTGTGGCGTTGGCGTGATTGGtaaatttaatgacaaaattcatagtgaagacaaaaaatacttcaataaaGACGACGGTAAATG TTCTACAGAAACGGTGGCAGCAAAACCTCGTTCCTATCTTCTTGAAAGTTCCATGGAAACGGTGGCAGCGAACCCTCAGTCCTATCTTCTCGTTGCTGCGTTCAATTTCGGAACAACATATAGTGGTTATGCGTTTTCCTTTCGAAATGACCCGCTTAAAGTACAGACTAATCACAACTGGTATTCGGGAGGTGCTGGCAAACTGATCTCTCTCAAGACGCCGACAAGCGTGCTTCTTAATCCAAACGCAGAGTTTGACTCTTTCGGATTTGAAGCTGAGGACAGCTATGCGAGTAAAGCAGAAAATGACAGCCACAAAGGATGGAGATTGTTCCGGCGTTTTAAGATGATTCTGCACAACAACAAG GACCTTTCAAGAGCCACCACTGTTAAGGATATTGAAGGCAATTCTCATCCAGCtttggaaatattttccatGGCAATCAAGTTTCTACAAAATCATCTACTAGATTCGTTAGCGAAACAGGTTGATGGAATTAAAGAGAATGACATTTACTACGTTATCACCGTACCCGCCATATGGGATGACAATGCAAAGGAGTTCATGAGAATGGCTGTGGAAGAG GCGGGCCTCGATGGAACTCGAGTTCAACTTGCACTTGAACCGGAAGCAGCCTCGATCTGGTGTGAGGCGCTTGATGTTGATATACAGCATAAACTGGCCGGGATCGGAACTCAGTATATGGTCATTGACCTTGGAG GTGGAACTGCAGACATTTCTGTCCACGAGAAAAATGACGACGGTACTCTGAAAGAGATCCACAAGGCCAGTGGAGGACCATGGGGTGGCATTTATGTTGACGACAACTATCTCAAATTCCTAGAACATATACTCGGGGAAAAAGTTATCACTGAACTTAGGACGAAAGAAATGACTGACTTTTTTGACCTCATCAGAGAGtttgaaacaaagaaaagaAGTTTTAAATCAACTTCGAAAGACAAAGTTATGTTTAGAATATGCGCTTCTACTAGAAGCTTTTGTAAGCAAATCACAGGACAGGAATTCGAAGAAAGACTTGCAGCCTCCAAATATTGCGATTCAGTTATTGTGAACGGTGGCGATAAATTACGAGTTGAGCCTGACATCGTTAAAGACTGGTTTGACGGTCCTATAAATAACCTCGTTGATCACTTGAAGAGCATTCTAAAGGAGCCCAAACTGAAAGCGGTGCAGACCATTGTGCTGGTTGGTGGTTTCGGAGAGAGCACGTATGTTCAGGAAAGGCTGAGGGTTGAGATCCCAGACAAGCGCCTGATTGTTCCTGCTGAGGCGGGTCTCGCCGTGCTGAAAGGGGCCGTCATGTTTGGACACAAGCCAGCGATGATCACATCAAGGGTCATGAAATACACGTGTGGTGTTGGTGGGATTGGTATATTTGATGCCAAATTTCATAGtgaagacaaaaaatacttCGATAAAGACGACGGTAAATGGTGGGTCCGAAACTGCTTCGATGTGTTCGTTCGCGTAAACGAGGATGTTCCCATTAACCACCAAATAACCCAAGAATACATTCCTACAGCTTATAAGACAACCTCGCCCATCTACCGTACGACAGTCGAGAATCCCGTGTACGTGACCGAGCACGGCTGTGAGCTGCTCGGAACGCTGGTGACAGAGCTTCCCCGGGACATTCCTCTCTCTGAGCTTGATCACGATATAACATTCATGTTTGGAGGAACAGAACTTGTTGTAAAAGTCCGTGTGAGAAAAACGGGACAGGAAGAGATCTTGAAACTTAACTGCTTGAAATAA
- the LOC128217272 gene encoding lysozyme C-1-like yields the protein MMHSLALLLLCLPYLAQGYIYTKCELARDLLAENVAKSELHKWVCMAWYESSFNTAAVNQNSPNSVDHGLFQINSYWNCDPQNGKPAKNGCGHPCSDYKNTDLTDDVACIKKLKREHKGWGFSMGYTNNCQSKTSSYLSECGIPGLG from the exons ATGATGCATTCGCTCGCGCTGTTGCTTCTTTGTCTGCCATATTTGG cgCAAGGCTACATCTACACAAAGTGTGAACTTGCGAGGGATCTGCTGGCCGAAAATGTTGCTAAGTCGGAGTTGCACAAAT GGGTGTGTATGGCCTGGTATGAATCAAGCTTCAACACGGCTGCTGTAAATCAGAATTCACCAAACTCGGTGGACCATGGCCTATTTCAGATAAACAGCTATTGGAACTGCGATCCCCAAAATGGTAAACCTGCAAAGAATGGCTGTGGGCATCCCTGCTCAG ACTATAAAAACACTGATTTGACTGATGACGTGGCTTGCATAAAAAAACTCAAGAGAGAACACAAAGGATGGGGATTCTC GATGGGTTACACCAACAATTGCCAGAGTAAAACGAGTAGTTACCTGTCGGAATGCGGCATTCCAGGGTTAGGTTAA